The Bombus huntii isolate Logan2020A chromosome 1, iyBomHunt1.1, whole genome shotgun sequence genome contains a region encoding:
- the LOC126867109 gene encoding transcription initiation factor TFIID subunit 1 isoform X2: protein MADSEEENDKDITSGINMTGFLFGNIDDNGQLEDDILDPEAKQHIASLNRLGLSSFIREMMQNDDITEEKENESNDKPEEKNDMIDEKDTSYVKKSPSALDFFDINELAEDEREESGKQDMFEVKTEKENADYDADDEEVVNKSDTQLMPPPPIPEEKEALTAEEAEAARQRKLETPLASMLPSKYANVDVTELFPDFRANKVLRFSRLFGPGKPSSLPQIWKGVKRRRKKKRHHDIRDSDSGSDQEEKKAKFKGWMMQYGPDPTPDICRSDDETKLLMPVEDKEQVDKSGETGENGDMGPKVADWRFGPAQLWYDMLQVPETGDGFNYGFKIVDKLDEQSNKDNKDTKDTNEEFSDDAFLMVSQLHWEDDVIWNGDDIKHKKLNSKNNAAGWVPSSGNRTAQAFSQPGKGAPVQVASNVRLATSQITTPLHMQSQKTKLNMNKGNQQQNREENYDDTWYSIFPVENEELVYGLWEEEVIWDPENMKKIPKPKILTLDPNDENIVLGIPDDIDPALIHKDNGPQPKVKIPHPHVKKSKLLLGKAGVINVLEEDTPPPPPKSPDRDPFNISNDTYYMPRSSETTLRLKVGGGNLIQHSTPVVELRVPFVQTHMGQIRLRNFHRPPLRRFSHGPLAHPGPHSVLPLIKHIKKKAKQREQERIASGGGDVFFMRTPEDLTGKDGELVLIEFSEEHPPLMNQVGMCSKVKNYYKRKAGKDQGPQKYKYGETAYAHTSPFLGILTPGQSIQAVENNMYRAPIYEHKIPETDFLVIRTRQQYYIREMDALFVAGQECPLYEVPGPNSKRANNFVRDFLQVFIYRLFWKSNDTPRRIKMDDIKRAFPSHSESSIRKRLKLCADFKRTGMDSNWWVIKPDFRLPTEEEIRAMVSPEQCCAYFSMIAAEQRLKDAGYGEKFLFTPQDDDDEEMQLKMDDEVKVAPWNTTRAYIQAMKGKCLLQLAGPADPTGCGEGFSYVRVPNKPTISKEEQEAQPKRTVTGTDADLRRLSLNNAKALLRKFGVPEEEIKKLSRWEVIDVVRTLSTEKAKAGEEGMTKFSRGNRYSIAEHQERYKEECQRIFDLQNRVLSSNEVLSTDEGESSEEDSSDIEEMGKNIENMLSNKKTSTQLSLEREEQQRHELRKMLMGEVQEQDKKSKEKKKDDEEDSPVNNFNSQQGRVLKIYRTFRNPEGKEYTRVELVRKSAVIDTYIKIRNSKDETFIKQFATLDEAQKEEMKREKRRIQEQLRRIKRNQERERMLGGPMAGNNASLSNIFDRSNTNTPTTTSSNSILPFCNSFQSTSSASKHPKPEVSPTKRKKPKLKPDLKLKCGACGNVGHMRTNKACPLYQNSITTAPVNVAMTEEQEEEIEKQLNTDDQDLVNVDGTKVKLSSKLIKHAEEMKRRTLLLKVPKEAVNSKKRRRATGDDHCDYLKRQQRPANRRRTDPVVVMSTMLESILNEMRDLPDVQPFLFPVNAKAVPDYYKIIQRPMDLQTIRENLRLKKYQSREEFLADVNQIVENSTLYNGSKSSLTVAAKRMLETCVERLGEKEDRLMRLEKAINPLLDDNDQVALTFIIDNVVNNKLKSMTEAWPFLKPVNKKLVKDYYNVIKRPMDLETISKKVSAHKYHNRHEFLRDIEQILENCTVYNGKESPFTQKAELLVKVCKETLDEYDEHLTQLENNILLVQKRAMEQADIDPSWLGPDEENYTIVEPEFRGSQTSSPENPFGKSNMDDFDFVDVEGDMEGDGSRSVNSKKKDVLEEDLQFSSEDEFDEVPFGTDEQSENAEMETLELNEVREGTESGVVLADDDSQQAAEAMVQLGNVGFYMADQQLLQQDESMDVDPNYDPSDFLLAGLPARDEKSENKIQDDLAVSESDDDTENNAKQKQKTPQQLPQPEEDVGGDLWF from the exons ATGGCCGATTCtgaagaagaaaatgataaagaCATAACGTCTGGGATCAATATGACTGGTTTTTTGTTTGGCAACATTGATGACAATGGTCAACTGGAAGATGATATTCTTGATCCAGAGGCAAAGCAACATATAGCTTCACTGAATAGGCTTGGATTAAGTTCGTTTATTCGTGAAATGATGCAAAATGATGATATCacggaggaaaaagaaaatgaatctAACGATAAGCCTgaagaaaaaaatgatatgATTGACGAGAAAGATACCAGTTACGTTAAGAAATCACCTAGTGCTCTTGACTTTTTTGATATAAATGAATTAGCAGAGgatgaaagagaagaaagtg GTAAGCAAGACATGTTTGAAGTAAAAactgaaaaggaaaatgctgaTTATGATGCTGATGATGAAGAGGTTGTTAATAAATCTGATACGCAATTAATGCCACCTCCTCCAATTCccgaagaaaaagaagcacTTACTGCAGAAGAAGCAGAAGCTGCACGTCAGCGTAAATTAGAAACCCCTCTTGCTTCTATGCTACCATCAAAATATGCCAATGTTGATGTTACTGAATTGTTTCCTGATTTTCGAGCTAATAAAGTTTTGAGGTTTTCAAGATTATTTGGTCCAGGAAAACCTAGTAGTCTTCCACAAATATGGAAAGGTGTTAAAAGGAGACGTAAAAAGAAACGACATCATGATATTAGAGATTCTGATTCTGGCTCTGATcaagaggaaaaaaaagcAAAGTTTAAA GGCTGGATGATGCAATATGGTCCAGACCCAACACCAGATATATGTCGTTCCGATgatgaaacaaaattattaatgcCAGTAGAAGATAAAGAACAAGTTGATAAATCAGGCGAAACTGGAGAAAATGGAGATATGGGGCCAAAAGTTGCAGATTGGCGATTTGGTCCTGCACAGCTTTGGTATGATATGCTTCAAGTTCCAGAAACAGGGGATGGTTTTAACTATGGATTTAAAATCGTTGACAAg TTAGATGAACAAAgtaataaagataataaagaTACCAAAGACACTAATGAGGAATTTTCTGATGATGCATTTTTAATGGTATCACAATTACACTGGGAAGATGATGTCATATGGAATGGTGATGATATAAAGCATAAG AaattaaatagtaaaaataatgCAGCTGGATGGGTACCATCCAGTGGGAACAGAACTGCTCAGGCATTCAGTCAACCAGGGAAAGGAGCACCTGTACAGGTCGCATCAAACGTTCGATTAGCCACTTCGCAAATTACAACTCCATTACACATGCAATCTCAGAAAACTAAATT GAACATGAATAAAGGGAATCAGCAACAAAATCGGGAAGAAAATTACGATGATACTTGGTACTCTATTTTTCCTGTAGAAAATGAAGAATTGGTGTATGGACTTTGGGAAGAAGAAGTAATTTGGGATCCTGAGAATATGAAGAAGATACCAAAGCCTAAAATTCTTACTTTGGATCCAAATGATGAGAATATTGTTCTTGGTATTCCTGATGACATAGATCCAGCACTGATTCATAAAGATAATGGACCTCAACCAAAAGTAAAAATACCTCATCCTCATGTGaagaaaagtaaattattattaggaaaAGCTGGCGTAATTAACGTATTGGAAGAAGACACTCCACCTCCACCACCAAAATCACCTGATAGAGAtccatttaatatttcaaatgatAC ATACTATATGCCGCGATCGTCAGAAACAACATTACGATTAAAAGTTGGAGGTGGAAATTTGATACAACATAGTACGCCAGTAGTAGAATTACGTGTTCCATTTGTTCAAACTCATATGGGCCAAATTCGGCTTCGAAATTTCCATAGACCACCTTTAAGAAGATTTAGCCACGGACCGCTTGCTCATCCTGGTCCACATTCTGTCCTGCCATTAATAAAGCATATCAAAAAGAAAGCCAAA CAAAGAGAACAAGAAAGAATTGCATCTGGTGGAGGTGATGTCTTTTTCATGAGAACTCCTGAAGATTTAACTGGCAAAGATGGTGAATTGGTACTTATTGAATTTTCTGAAGAACATCCCCCGTTGATGAATCAAGTAGGAATGTGTTCCAAGGTGAAAAATTACTACAAGAGAAAGGCAGGCAAAGATCAAGGACCACAGAAATACAAATATGGTGAAACCGCTTATGCCCATACTAGCCCATTTCTTGGAATTCTTACACCTGGTCAAAGTATACAAGCAGTggaaaataatatgtatagaGCGCCAATTTATGAGCACAAAATTCCAGAAACAGATTTCTTAGTTATAAGAACAAG ACAACAATATTATATCAGAGAAATGGATGCTTTATTCGTTGCTGGTCAAGAATGTCCATTATATGAAGTTCCAGGTCCTAATTCAAAGAGAGCTAATAATTTTGTGAGAGATTTTTTACAAGTATTTATATACAGATTATTTTGGAAATCTAATGATACGCCCCGACGTATTAAAATGGATGATATTAAAAGAGCATTTCCTTCGCATAGTGAGAGTAGTATTAGGAAACGTTTGAAACTATGTGCTGATTTTAAAAGAACAG GCATGGATTCAAATTGGTGGGTTATAAAACCCGACTTTAGGTTACCAACCGAAGAAGAGATTCGAGCAATGGTGTCTCCGGAACAATGCTGCGCTTATTTTAGTATGATTGCAGCTGAGCAAAGACTAAAGGATGCTGGTTATGGTGAAAAGTTCCTATTTACTCCTCAAGATGATGATGACGAagaaatgcaattaaaaatggaCGATGAAGTTAAAGTTGCGCCTTGGAATACGACACGAGCATACATTCAAGCTATGAAAGGTAAATGCTTGTTACAGCTAGCAGGACCAGCTGATCCAACAGGTTGTGGTGAAGGATTTTCCTATGTTCGAGTACCAAATAAACCAACGATTAGTAag GAAGAACAAGAAGCTCAACCAAAACGGACTGTGACTGGAACTGATGCCGATTTAAGAAGGTTATCATTAAATAACGCAAAAGCGTTACTTCGAAAATTTGGTGTGCCTgaggaagaaattaaaaaattatctcgATGGGAGGTAATCGATGTTGTTAGAACGTTGTCAACAGAAAAAGCTAAAGCTGGAGAAGAGGGCATGACTAAATTTTCACGAGGAAATCGTTACTCTATAGCTGAGCATCAAGAAAGATACAAAGAAGAATGTCAgagaatttttgatttacaaaaTCGTGTTTTATCTTCTAATGAGGTTTTGAGTACAGATGAAGGCGAGAGTTCTGAAGAAGATAGTTCTGATATAGAAGAGATGGGTAAAAACATAGAAAACATGCTTTCCAACAAAAAAACTAGTACCCAATTATCACTTGAACGAGAGGAACAACAACGACATGAATTACGAAAGATGTTAATGGGTGAAGTTCAAGAACAAGATAAGAAGTctaaagagaaaaagaaggatgACGAGGAGGACAGCCCCGTAAATAACTTTAACTCGCAACAGGGTAGAGTTCTTAAAATTTATCGGACATTTAGAAATCCAGAGGGCAAAGAATATACAAGGGTAGAATTAGTAAGGAAGTCTGCGGTAATAGAtacttatataaaaattagaaattctaAGGATGAAacgtttattaaacaatttgcaaCATTGGACGAGGcacaaaaagaagaaatgaagagagagaaaagaagaattcAGGAACAACTACGTAGGATTAAACGAAATCAAGAACGTGAACGTATGCTTGGTGGCCCAATGGCAGGAAACAATGCGTCATTGAGTAATATATTCGACCGTAGTAATACCAATACCCCAACCACTACGTCCTCAAACAGTATCCTTCCATTCTGTAATTCATTCCAATCTACTTCTTCTGCTTCTAAACATCCTAAACCGGAAGTATCTCCTACTAAACGTAAGAAACCTAAACTTAAACCAGATCTCAAACTGAAATGTGGTGCTTGTGGTAATGTAGGTCACATGCGTACGAATAAAGCTTGCCCTTTATATCAGAATAGCATAACTACAGCGCCCGTGAATGTTGCGATGACAGAAGAACAAGAGGAAGAAATTGAGAAACAGCTTAATACAGATGATCAAGATCTTGTTAATGTAGATGGAACTAAAGTGAAGTTATCGTCCAAATTAATTAAG CATGctgaagaaatgaaaagacgCACGTTACTCTTGAAGGTGCCTAAGGAGGCAGTAAACTCTAAGAAACGAAGGAGAGCTACCGGAGATGATCATTGTGATTATCTTAAACGACAACAGAGACCTGCTAATAGACGTAGAACAGATCCTGTTGTAGTTATGTCTACAATGCTAGAAAGTATACTTAACGAAATGCGAGACCTACCTGACGTTCAACCTTTTTTATTTCCTGTTAATGCCAAA GCTGTTCCtgattattataaaatcatacAAAGACCTATGGATTTACAAACCATACGTGAAAATTTaagattaaagaaatatcAAAGTCGAGAAGAATTTTTGGCTGACGTTAATCAGATTGTAGAAAACTCAACTCTGTATAATGGATCAAAGAGTTCATTAACGGTAGCAGCTAAGCGTATGCTGGAAACTTGTGTAGAAAGACTTGGAGAAAAGGAAGATCGTCTGATGAGATTAGAAAAAGCAATTAATCCTCTACTAGATGACAATGACCAAGTCGCCCTTACTTTTATCATAGACAAtgttgtaaataataaattgaaatctATGACAGAAGCTTGGCCATTCTTGAAACCAGttaataagaaattagtaaaagattattataatgttattaaaaGACCTATGGATCTAGAAACTATATCTAAAAAGGTATCTG CGCATAAGTATCATAATCGTCATGAGTTTCTTAGGGATATTGAACaaattttggaaaattgtACAGTGTATAACGGAAAGGAATCTCCATTTACGCAGAAAGCAGAATTGCTAGTAAAAGTTTGTAAAGAAACATTAGATGAG TATGATGAACATTTAACacaattagaaaataacaTACTATTGGTACAAAAGCGAGCAATGGAGCAAGCAGACATTGATCCTTCATGGCTTGGACCAGATGAGGAAAATTATACCATTGTAGAGCCTGAATTTAGAGGG AGTCAAACAAGTTCGCCAGAAAATCCATTCGGTAAATCGAATATGGATGATTTTGATTTTGTGGACGTGGAAGGCGACATGGAAGGCGATGGTAGTAGAAGCGTAAattcgaaaaagaaagatgtCCTTGAAGAAG ATTTACAATTCTCTAGCGAAGATGAATTTGATGAGGTTCCATTTGGTACGGATGAACAGTCGGAAAATGCGGAAATGGAAACACTTGAGCTAAATGAAGTTAGAGAAGGTACAGAAAGTGGAGTAGTATTAGCAGATGATGATAGTCAACAAGCAGCGGAAGCTATGGTTCAATTGGGTAATGTCGGCTTTTATATGGCAGACCAACAATTGCTTCAGCAAG ATGAAAGTATGGATGTTGATCCTAATTACGATCCTTCAGACTTCTTGTTAGCTGGTTTACCAGCAAGAGATGAAAAAAGTGAAAACAAGATACAAGACGACCTTGCTGTCTCTGAAAGTGATGATGATACAGAAAATAACgcaaaacaaaaacaaaaaacgcCACAACAATTACCGCAACCAGAGGAGGATGTTGGTGGTGATCTTTGGttctaa